In the Bordetella genomosp. 10 genome, one interval contains:
- a CDS encoding aspartate aminotransferase family protein: MNAGKEMSTGATAAAQGKMVNAFTAADLARLDPQTRATVERRARLLGPAYRLFYQKPVEVCRGRGVYLYDSAGNEYLDAYNNVASVGHTHPAVVRAVSEQMATLCTHTRYLQEGILRYGEQLRQTFDGPVRDYHTMFTCTGSEANDLAMRMAMHHTGRSGIIITSEAYHGNSFLTAGFSPSLGERSPLGTWVRRIPTPDSYRMPIRELGQRMARHVEEQIEDLERRGEGLAAFIADSLFSSDGIYSDPTDLLAPVAEVVRKAGGLFVADEVQSGFGRSGDRFWGYQRHGIQPDIITMGKPMGNGFPVAATIVAPDIVKGFGRDMRYFNTFGGNSVAIAAAQATLDVMQTEGLQENARRIGQAIRDGVGQLASQFEVIGDVRGAGLYVGVELVSDRAAKTPDGAAATYVVNSLREQRVLISATGNDSNVLKIRPPLVFDDSNVDRLVTALEVAFKGWRNHA; this comes from the coding sequence ATGAATGCAGGGAAAGAAATGTCGACCGGCGCCACCGCCGCCGCGCAAGGCAAGATGGTCAATGCTTTTACCGCGGCGGATCTCGCCAGGCTGGATCCCCAGACCCGCGCCACCGTCGAGCGGCGCGCCAGGCTGCTGGGGCCCGCCTATCGCCTGTTCTACCAAAAACCCGTCGAAGTATGTCGCGGCCGCGGCGTCTACCTATATGACAGCGCGGGCAATGAGTATCTGGACGCATACAACAATGTGGCCTCCGTCGGCCACACGCATCCCGCGGTCGTCCGTGCCGTCAGCGAACAAATGGCGACGCTTTGCACGCATACGCGCTACTTGCAGGAAGGCATCCTGCGATATGGAGAGCAACTGCGGCAGACATTCGACGGGCCCGTCCGCGACTACCATACGATGTTCACTTGCACCGGCTCCGAAGCCAATGACCTGGCCATGCGCATGGCGATGCACCACACAGGCCGCAGTGGCATCATCATCACGTCGGAGGCTTATCATGGCAACTCCTTCCTGACCGCCGGCTTCTCGCCATCCCTGGGCGAACGGTCTCCGCTTGGCACCTGGGTGCGCCGGATTCCCACGCCGGACTCCTATCGCATGCCGATCCGCGAACTTGGCCAACGAATGGCCAGGCACGTGGAGGAACAAATAGAAGACCTGGAACGACGAGGAGAAGGCCTGGCCGCATTCATTGCGGATTCCTTGTTTTCTTCCGACGGCATTTATTCGGATCCCACCGATCTGCTGGCTCCCGTGGCGGAGGTGGTGAGGAAAGCGGGCGGCCTATTCGTGGCTGACGAGGTGCAAAGCGGCTTCGGCCGTTCCGGCGACCGGTTCTGGGGCTACCAGCGGCATGGCATCCAACCGGACATCATCACCATGGGCAAGCCCATGGGCAACGGCTTCCCTGTCGCCGCGACCATCGTTGCGCCTGACATCGTCAAGGGTTTCGGGCGCGATATGCGGTATTTCAATACCTTCGGCGGCAACAGCGTCGCCATCGCAGCCGCCCAGGCAACCTTGGACGTCATGCAAACCGAGGGACTGCAGGAGAATGCCCGGCGCATCGGGCAAGCGATCCGGGACGGCGTGGGACAGCTTGCTTCGCAATTCGAGGTTATTGGCGACGTACGCGGCGCGGGCCTTTATGTCGGCGTGGAACTCGTGAGCGACCGCGCGGCCAAGACCCCGGATGGGGCCGCCGCCACCTATGTCGTAAATTCACTCAGGGAGCAGCGGGTATTGATTTCCGCGACCGGCAATGACTCCAACGTGCTGAAAATTCGTCCCCCCCTGGTATTTGACGATTCGAACGTCGATCGCCTGGTCACGGCGCTGGAGGTGGCATTCAAGGGGTGGAGAAACCACGCCTAG
- a CDS encoding RidA family protein codes for MNIEQRLIELGIELPNAPVPGGNFIPARIVGPFLYISGQVPAWNGQDHNSGKVGAEITVEQAQQAARICALNILAQARTALGGSLDRLRSCIRLGGFVNAAPDFDQHPKVINGASDLIGQVMGEAGRHVRVAIGSSSLPRNVAVEIEGLFEVDIK; via the coding sequence ATGAATATCGAGCAACGACTGATCGAGCTTGGAATAGAGCTCCCCAATGCCCCCGTTCCCGGCGGAAACTTCATTCCTGCCAGGATCGTCGGACCATTTCTCTACATATCCGGACAAGTCCCGGCATGGAACGGGCAAGACCATAATTCCGGCAAGGTAGGCGCGGAAATCACCGTCGAGCAGGCGCAGCAGGCCGCGCGCATCTGCGCCCTCAACATTCTTGCCCAAGCGCGAACCGCGTTGGGAGGGAGCCTGGACAGGCTACGTTCCTGCATCCGCCTGGGCGGCTTCGTGAATGCAGCCCCGGATTTTGACCAGCATCCGAAAGTCATCAATGGCGCTTCCGATCTGATCGGGCAGGTCATGGGAGAAGCGGGCCGGCATGTTCGCGTCGCGATAGGCAGCAGTTCCTTGCCCCGCAACGTGGCCGTGGAGATCGAAGGTCTATTCGAGGTGGATATCAAATGA